The DNA region GATTGGTCATAAACCAATTTTTCAGAGATATTATGCATTAAAAAatctcttttaataattttctccaATAACCTTTTGGTCTTCCTCTACCTTTTCACAAGGCTAAAAATCATGTAATCCACTCTCCTCACCATTGCCTTTAGTGGCCTTCTTTGCATATGTTCAAACTACCTTAATTGATTTTtcgtcatcatcttcatcaatttGGAATCAAATAGTTAAGCTTAGAAACTTGCGGCATCAATTTGGAATCAAATAGTTAAGCTTAGAAACTTGCGGTATAGCATCTCCAATTTTGACCTCCAAAGACATTTTGCTCTTGTTTCTTGCTTAAATTGCAATGCATATAATACTGCATCTTCTACTCAAGAAAAATCCTTTGGTTCCAATTTTTGTCTCTAAcgctcaaatttaaaattaatctctGACTCAAGAATTATATCATTTGCAAGAAGCATGTGTTTAAGGATAATCTTCTATGTCGTTGATAAGTACACGTAAGACTAGATTAAACAAGTATTtctaacatgttgctttgagtgGAACTGAGTTTAGATCCTTAAGCAAGGTCTCAAGTGTGAGTTTTGTGGATGGAAAAAACATAGTTGGAAGGGGAGATCTCACTAAAGGTGGCCAATTAAGTTTCCCGGAGAAGATTCGCCATCAACAAACCTAGTGGATACTTTGCACCAATGTcatggtgataaaaaaaatattaaactagtaTTGGGTGAACTTGCTAATACTTGTTTAAGGATAAGCTTGAGTCCTGATGTAAACATATTGTTATAAGTTCTTAGTCTTGCTTCTAGGAGTTCCCACACTAGTAATTATCCCATCGTATGTCTTGTATAGCTTGCATACAAGTCATGAGAACATCTTTTTTTTCCAAAGCATTTTATATAACACTTCTCTTAGCactcaatcatgttttttttttcaagtcaataaaaactatatataagtTTCCTTCTTTGCTTTGGTACCTTTCCATCAAAACCCTTGTAGAAGATAAATAGCTTCTATTGTAGACCTTTGCATAAAGCCAAATTAATTCTTTGcaatctcatttttttctcttcatctatGCTCAATTGCCTTTTACATATTTTCGTAATGTGATTCAGAAGTTTATCCTCTTGTAATTTACACAACTTTGAATATCTCTTGTAACCAAAATGAAACACTCATCTGAAATTTTCTTACATCTCAAAATATCATCAAGTAGTTAGTATTATTctaacaattattattatttaagtcGAATAGctggaaaaaagataaaaacgaAGAGCTGGAAATATAATGCTTACAACTCTTATAGCTGCTCCTGGATATAGGCCATAGATCTCAGCATGGAACCCAGCGTATCTCTAGAAACTTGGAATTTCACCTCTGTTTGCCCAGTAGTTGTCTTTGTATCCTGGAGCTGGAAGAAGTAGTAGAATTGTGAAAATAAGCCAAAATACCTTGGGCACTATCTTATAGaacaaatcattaaaaaaatttagacagcaaaaaatgaataattaatcaTGCCTGTACAAAGAAATATGGAATTGAAATAAAAGGGTCAATATCAAGTccaagaataatttaaaatactacTGGACCATTTAAAATCACTAATACTAAATTCTATAATCAAAACCTAGTTTTTAGTAGAAGAAATTGGGTAAAAGCAATTGCTCATGCAATTCAGTGGGTGGTGGTTAGGAAAAGTTCTCCCGTAAGTAACAATTCCCAGATTCAAACCCTTAACATggtaataaaacattttatttagcatttcaAGATATCATATGCTCCAGAATTAACTGCTGGATGTTCCCAATTCAGATAGATGTCCAATACAACTGATAATAACCATGTAAATATAGTTATTAGATTGTgaggattaaaatatttttataacccTTATTACCTATAAACTAGTCGTCCAAAAGCTCCAGTCCTGCACCCATATcctttatgataaaataaaaataataaatttattaattatccaCTATACACAGGGTCATctgagcttctattttcaaaatgGGACTTATTAGCGTATTATCTATCATTTACACAATAATGGAACAATAACTATGCTAGAGAATCTACTTCTCTTCCATATAATAACTAGACTTCTACGTCAAGTATGAGTAACTTTTACAAATTTTTGCATCTAACACATGAAGGTTTGTGATTGATTTTTCATCTAACAcgtcccctcaaaaaaaaaaacattggacTTGTAGTATGTCCAATACAAAGACCAACTCTACCTCGTGCAAAAATTCAGCTTAAGAATGGGAGAGACAAAGATTGAACTCTTAACCAATTAGTCACAAAATCTCTTATACCACTTGTTGGGGTTGGGACTTGGGAGTTTGTTCCAATGGAATTGTGGCCCACTTTTCATGTATATTCTAACTTGTTACAACTATTAACCAAACCAAGACATTCCACCATCACATCTCCCTGCTCATTATTGGCCTAGGACACCTACTCATACCACCGTTTCTTGAATATTTTTCCAGCCAAAGCCAAACCAATGACTTTGATATTGTGTCAAGTATTAACTCCCCAAAAAGTTTAAACTATTAGGTCAGGTGAGAGTTCATGATTGGTTTTTCTAATCTAGCAATGCACACTAACTAGTTGATTCTTATCACAATGTTATGAGTCCCACATTGTGTAGCATAAAAACCTTAATGTGGTACTTAAGCCATGGGACATTCCTGCTTAATGGACTAGCCATTTTGGGTAGGATTCTCTTCTTGTGCTTATGTCATAACACACATCTATAACCAAACAATAGTTAAATTCTCGCTGCTTCCATTCTTCTAattaagctattttttagcACAAAGTATGTGCGAGTCTTAACTTTGCCAATGTTTAAAAGGCTTTTCACAAGGGCACATGTTagagaaataaagaattcattggcctaaatcttaaaaattcaaGGGTTTAGAGTAGTTAATCTTTGGCATAACATCATTTTACAGTAACACGTTCATACTATATAGATACTCCATAGATGGTGATACCTTGTAGtggtaaataaattataatggaAGGGTTAAACAGTTTAGCAATAAATAATGAGGACCTCTTATATTCTCTCCAACAAACTATTAGTGTAGATCATTCaggaaaatgaatgaaaagaaaactaTCGGCGGAACTACTCAAACTTAAGATAGGTTGGAAACCTCCTTTTTTGAGGCTTCATGAGAGCATTTGTAGGAGATAATAATTTTGACTACAAAACTTGTAGTTGATCATGAAATGTTTAGGATCTAGGAAGAGTACAGGATCGTGATCCAAGTTTACATACCCTCAGATTGATGATTGCAACTCTATTGACTGGTGCATTTAGCTGTTGATTGATGTAAGTCATAGACCTCAACATAGGCTCCAAAGTGACCCTTGTCACCCTAAATTGCACTTCTGTCTCTCCTAAAGGGCCCTTACCATAATCTTGAAGCTACAAGAGggagaaaaacataattaacaaGTAGGAAAGAATATTTCAGTACCTTGTACGTGGTATGTAAACATGGAAAACAATATGGTAACTGAAATAACCTAGATTGTTAATATTTTCAGCAGAGAACACGAATGTTAAATGGATATCTGGAGCAGAGACTGATCTCTTCCAACTACAGAGCGCATTGTTAGCCACATTAAATTTACTCAGAGTATCAGACAAAAATATATTGAGATATTTATttctcaataaataaaagatgtgAAGACTGTAACTCCGAAGAAAACATAGCTTTTAGCTTGCAGGCATACAAAGCACCTATATACATACCTTCATGTTGATGACTGCAATTTTACTGGATGAGCTCGAATTCTTATTTTCGATCATCCAAGTCATAGACTTGAAACAAGTAAGGACAACCTGCATCGATAAATGATAGTCAATTAAAGTAATGACCAATATATCTGAaacaaataaactaataattacAAGGGTGATTCAAATCAATACAGTGTTATCTAGAGGGCCACCATCTCGGTGAATAGAAACAGGAGCCATACTGGGGGTATTCAGATCAGTAACAGGAAGCCCAAGGTCATTAAGATTGAAGTGATGTGGCACTGAATCTTGCCAAGGCCATAATGATgggatgacatcagaaattgaTGAAGGTCTCTTCTTGCTATTGTCTTCCAGGCAGCTTCCATTACCATGAGTGTTTGGAGGTGTGACTTTTGCaacatttttcttcataatACCTACCCTTTTAGCACCCTCTCTTAAAGCATTCATTGTTGCATTATAAGTCTCTACAGCAATTGCCCCTTCTTCAGCAAGCTTAATGGCTTCTCGACATAAACTATTAAAACGTACAGTAAGATTTTCAATGTCAAGTGGATCtgttattttttcataagttCTAATATCAGATTTTGCATTCGTTGTCCATCGCTTCAAAATGTAGTGCGATGGAAGGGTAAGAACATTTGTAACAGTGAAGACAGTCAATATATGTCGACAAAGAATGCCTGAGTATTCAAACATCTGGCAGCTGCAATTTGCCTTCATTTCAGAGATATTCAATGTGACCATGTATGCCTTGTGATCATATTCATATTTTGCAACCCTGTATTTACTGATCACACCATCATCCTCAACATTATTTGCAGTATAAGCAAAAGTTTCCACCAGTTCCTCCTGAAATTTTGCAAAAATCTTCTTAGTGTACATATTTGCTGCCTGTTGTTCCATTGGTGATGGAGTCTTCAGTACAGGTGTGTTACAAACAGTCTCATAATCtgcttctatttctttttccaaTGAATGTTCAAGAGATCTTTCATACTgcctaaaaaataaagatatggtTGTCTGTTGATTTACATAGCCATCAAAAAAGGAGCTAACCCCATGGTTTGAAGTAATTGCAGCAAAGAAAGTATCATGAAAGTAAACAGGGGCCCATTGTTTGCGAGCATTATACACTGCTTGAAGCCAATCATTTTTCTGAAGATCATATTTATCCAGAAGAGACTTCCATGTTGATTCAAAATCCTCGGTAGTCTCAGAAAAATTGATACAGCTGTATAGATCCCCATAGAATGAAGGATGAGCAAGGTAAATATGAGCCAATCTTTCTTGACCTTCTCTCAAAATGTGCCACTTACAAATACAGTGGCGAGTTTCTGGAAACACATGAGCAACAGCTGCTTGTATGGCTCTATCTTGGTCTGTGGTTATGGAAACAGGTGGTCGATCATTCATAGCAGATAGCCACGTCTTGAATAGCCAAGTAAAGGAGGACTCAGATTCATCTAGAAGTAATGCACAACCAAATATAACCATCTGGCCGTGGTGATTGAATCCTGTAAATGGAGCAAATGGGACTTGGTATTGATTTGGTCTATACATGGTGTCAAAAATTACAGCATCACCAAAGTAATTATACGCTGTTCTTGACCTTGCATCAGCCCAGAATACATTGGTCATGCGATTTTCATCATCTAGCTGTATCGCATAATAGAAGCCAGGGTTTTCTCCCTGCAtcttcttaaaataattcagaAGATTTTGAGCATCTCTTCCAAGGGTCCTCTTTCGAGAAGATCTTGCATAGGTAAGAGACTCAATGTTTCTCATTGGATGACATTTTTCTGCTAGAGAGGAGCTCCTAACTGAACCAATTGGTTCTAAATGATTTCCATTCACGGAAACATAGGATTCATTACGGGCATCAAATGTCTCTGTTGTAACATTCCTTGCAGCACCTACAAAATGCCTACCGGGTTGAAGGTTCTGCACctttctagaggaagcaagggAATGGTTATGGTCCTCAACAAATTTTGTCACTATCCAGTTTCCATCTTTTCTCTCTACTCTAAGCATTGCATTGCAACTAACTATGTTCTTCCTTTTAAATACCTCCCTGGAACATGCAAAGTCCCAAGTTATAATTGGACCATCAGGCTTAGCACGACTGAATTGACCAACATGTGTGCTAAATCCTACATGTCTTGCATATGCATCAAAAAATGATTTTGCAGCATCTTCAGATTCAAACAGCATGCCCACTTGTGGCTTCCTATATGCATCACCATTCTGATTATTTACTTCTCTTTCAGCCAAGTTTACAGTCATATTTTGTTCCTGGCCTTTTTCAGTTTCAACATTTTCAGAAGCAGGTCTATCACTGTTTTCCCCTTCATCTACTGCCTCGACATCCATGATAGTGTAGCTAATGATAAGAGCACCTCAATAGTTTTCCTTGAAAGGACTAGAAAACATGACTTGTGCTGATCCTTTTGAAGCAATGATGGAAATTGCCTGGATTATCTCTACCTACACAGTGCATTGAATAAGAACATCACGTCTGTAACAGATCATAGAAAATATGATTACAAATTCTAGAACCCAGAAGGTCAAAGGAAATTCCataagtttaaaattataaatcaccAATACTGTCAACCAATTAGAGATATTAATAGATCCCACTGCATGAAAATGCTAGTTTATTCTAACCTAGAATGGTTGTTGCAGCTTGggtaaagtaattaaaaaagacATTGTGAGTTTTGGTCTAACATCCACAaagtcacatttttttataaatattagacAAAATTGATATTTATATGTTCAGAAAACACTTAATTGAAACTAGTGAAGCATTTCTCACGGAGAAATCAAATTGAAGTtattacaaaatgaaaattaatgtaattttcatttgaaaaaataattgtagtCAAAATAGCTTACACGTTAATTTTAACAGGTTTCTACAAGTGTGAATTTGTTCTATATAAAGAACAGCATAAAGCCACAAAAAGAGCTGTTGCAGGATTATTGAACCCTCAATTAAAAACTGCAAGAATTCCTAAGAAAATTTGCTCGTTgcaataatttcattaaatcatGAGAAACTATCTGCTACGACATTGAAATTAGACACGGAAATTATCTAGACTGGCTTTGCCTAGTTGAAAGAAAATCTTAATCACATTAAAACCTACAATTTGCAAAGTAAATGCTCACACCTATGGTTAGAGTCTGTTTTCAGAACACCTGTCCAAAACAATACACAGAAACTCTTCAATCCAATAACCTTTTTTCTTCATATCCAACAACCACTTAATCACTTAAAAAGCAGCAATTTTTCAACATACACACTTCCACCTATTCTGTTTTAGTCAGTTTTTTTCTTCAGATTACCTGTCCATTgttacttaaaaatatatacagaAACCATTCAATTCAATAACCttgtctttttcttcattttcaataaaactaCACATTGAGAATTATCACATTATCTCCAATAAATACAATAACTTCCACTACAATTGCTGACCCAAAATCATGTTTACACTTTTACAATTCTCAAAGAGCATTTGCCATTACAACCCGTTCATAATCATTTGATTCTTGGCTCTTCCGAAAGagcaaagtttaatttttaaaaaaatgatattttttaattaccataatgataaataatggaaaaataaataaattcacttCCAAAATCCAAACTTCTTTACATCATATGTCGAGAatgaacaagaaagaaaaattactcACCTGATGCGTCAAAAGAAAGAGCTGGGTTTAGCTTGAGATTGTGAGTAAAATGAAAACGCAGCGTTTTGGTCCAAAAACCCTTCGTGTTGGTGATTAGGGATTTtgagttgagaggaaaaagagctTGAATTTCACCGTGAAAGAGTGGCAGTATTCAAAATCCAGAAACAAACACTCACAGTTCACAGTTCACgctaacattttccttttttttatttaaagaaacaattttttccaaATTCTTTTCGATTTTTGTATTTATGATTTACCTATCTAaatctaaatattaatttggaCATGATGTGgatgaatatataatatatttaagtaaattagatttaaacaaatattaattttatcaacgtaatatttgtataaatatataaataacaatattttttcttatatattgcgatataattttgtcatttaattatgattttaaaaaaatttaatatgtattaacatgatatttattcaaatatataaataaatagattttttcttataaaacatcacatgattttgttatttaattaagtcTTTTTGTCAAACTATTGtttgtaaaacattttttaaaatat from Glycine soja cultivar W05 chromosome 8, ASM419377v2, whole genome shotgun sequence includes:
- the LOC114422561 gene encoding protein FAR1-RELATED SEQUENCE 3-like isoform X1; its protein translation is MDVEAVDEGENSDRPASENVETEKGQEQNMTVNLAEREVNNQNGDAYRKPQVGMLFESEDAAKSFFDAYARHVGFSTHVGQFSRAKPDGPIITWDFACSREVFKRKNIVSCNAMLRVERKDGNWIVTKFVEDHNHSLASSRKVQNLQPGRHFVGAARNVTTETFDARNESYVSVNGNHLEPIGSVRSSSLAEKCHPMRNIESLTYARSSRKRTLGRDAQNLLNYFKKMQGENPGFYYAIQLDDENRMTNVFWADARSRTAYNYFGDAVIFDTMYRPNQYQVPFAPFTGFNHHGQMVIFGCALLLDESESSFTWLFKTWLSAMNDRPPVSITTDQDRAIQAAVAHVFPETRHCICKWHILREGQERLAHIYLAHPSFYGDLYSCINFSETTEDFESTWKSLLDKYDLQKNDWLQAVYNARKQWAPVYFHDTFFAAITSNHGVSSFFDGYVNQQTTISLFFRQYERSLEHSLEKEIEADYETVCNTPVLKTPSPMEQQAANMYTKKIFAKFQEELVETFAYTANNVEDDGVISKYRVAKYEYDHKAYMVTLNISEMKANCSCQMFEYSGILCRHILTVFTVTNVLTLPSHYILKRWTTNAKSDIRTYEKITDPLDIENLTVRFNSLCREAIKLAEEGAIAVETYNATMNALREGAKRVGIMKKNVAKVTPPNTHGNGSCLEDNSKKRPSSISDVIPSLWPWQDSVPHHFNLNDLGLPVTDLNTPSMAPVSIHRDGGPLDNTVVLTCFKSMTWMIENKNSSSSSKIAVINMKLQDYGKGPLGETEVQFRVTRVTLEPMLRSMTYINQQLNAPVNRVAIINLRLQDTKTTTGQTEVKFQVSRDTLGSMLRSMAYIQEQL
- the LOC114422561 gene encoding protein FAR1-RELATED SEQUENCE 3-like isoform X2, whose translation is MDVEAVDEGENSDRPASENVETEKGQEQNMTVNLAEREVNNQNGDAYRKPQVGMLFESEDAAKSFFDAYARHVGFSTHVGQFSRAKPDGPIITWDFACSREVFKRKNIVSCNAMLRVERKDGNWIVTKFVEDHNHSLASSRKVQNLQPGRHFVGAARNVTTETFDARNESYVSVNGNHLEPIGSVRSSSLAEKCHPMRNIESLTYARSSRKRTLGRDAQNLLNYFKKMQGENPGFYYAIQLDDENRMTNVFWADARSRTAYNYFGDAVIFDTMYRPNQYQVPFAPFTGFNHHGQMVIFGCALLLDESESSFTWLFKTWLSAMNDRPPVSITTDQDRAIQAAVAHVFPETRHCICKWHILREGQERLAHIYLAHPSFYGDLYSCINFSETTEDFESTWKSLLDKYDLQKNDWLQAVYNARKQWAPVYFHDTFFAAITSNHGVSSFFDGYVNQQTTISLFFRQYERSLEHSLEKEIEADYETVCNTPVLKTPSPMEQQAANMYTKKIFAKFQEELVETFAYTANNVEDDGVISKYRVAKYEYDHKAYMVTLNISEMKANCSCQMFEYSGILCRHILTVFTVTNVLTLPSHYILKRWTTNAKSDIRTYEKITDPLDIENLTVRFNSLCREAIKLAEEGAIAVETYNATMNALREGAKRVGIMKKNVAKVTPPNTHGNGSCLEDNSKKRPSSISDVIPSLWPWQDSVPHHFNLNDLGLPVTDLNTPSMAPVSIHRDGGPLDNTVVLTCFKSMTWMIENKNSSSSSKIAVINMKLEEISLCSRYPFNIRVLC
- the LOC114422561 gene encoding protein FAR1-RELATED SEQUENCE 3-like isoform X3; protein product: MDVEAVDEGENSDRPASENVETEKGQEQNMTVNLAEREVNNQNGDAYRKPQVGMLFESEDAAKSFFDAYARHVGFSTHVGQFSRAKPDGPIITWDFACSREVFKRKNIVSCNAMLRVERKDGNWIVTKFVEDHNHSLASSRKVQNLQPGRHFVGAARNVTTETFDARNESYVSVNGNHLEPIGSVRSSSLAEKCHPMRNIESLTYARSSRKRTLGRDAQNLLNYFKKMQGENPGFYYAIQLDDENRMTNVFWADARSRTAYNYFGDAVIFDTMYRPNQYQVPFAPFTGFNHHGQMVIFGCALLLDESESSFTWLFKTWLSAMNDRPPVSITTDQDRAIQAAVAHVFPETRHCICKWHILREGQERLAHIYLAHPSFYGDLYSCINFSETTEDFESTWKSLLDKYDLQKNDWLQAVYNARKQWAPVYFHDTFFAAITSNHGVSSFFDGYVNQQTTISLFFRQYERSLEHSLEKEIEADYETVCNTPVLKTPSPMEQQAANMYTKKIFAKFQEELVETFAYTANNVEDDGVISKYRVAKYEYDHKAYMVTLNISEMKANCSCQMFEYSGILCRHILTVFTVTNVLTLPSHYILKRWTTNAKSDIRTYEKITDPLDIENLTVRFNSLCREAIKLAEEGAIAVETYNATMNALREGAKRVGIMKKNVAKVTPPNTHGNGSCLEDNSKKRPSSISDVIPSLWPWQDSVPHHFNLNDLGLPVTDLNTPSCPYLFQVYDLDDRK